From one Microbacter margulisiae genomic stretch:
- the dapB gene encoding 4-hydroxy-tetrahydrodipicolinate reductase, with protein MNIALIGYGKMGHEIEQIAIQRGHQIVARIDLTTNDTFESPAFCSANVAIEFTRPDAAINNIRKCFEAGVPVVCGTTGWANQLSTIRKEMETTNGTLFWASNFSLGVNLFFALNRYLAKLMNPFNDYNISMIEVHHTQKLDAPSGTAITLAESIIEELDRKSKWVKDIQQQPDELAIASIREGNVLGIHEIIYESEMDTISIKHDAKSRRGFALGAVLAAEFTYNKKGFLGMNDLLAFL; from the coding sequence ATGAATATCGCATTAATCGGGTATGGAAAAATGGGGCATGAAATTGAACAAATAGCTATCCAGAGAGGACATCAAATTGTTGCCAGAATAGATCTAACAACCAATGACACCTTCGAATCACCAGCTTTTTGTAGTGCAAATGTAGCAATCGAATTTACACGCCCGGACGCTGCAATAAACAACATTCGCAAGTGTTTTGAAGCAGGTGTTCCAGTAGTCTGTGGCACTACAGGCTGGGCCAATCAATTATCGACAATACGGAAAGAAATGGAGACCACCAATGGAACTCTATTCTGGGCTTCAAACTTTAGTTTGGGAGTCAATCTGTTTTTTGCACTTAATCGTTATCTGGCAAAACTGATGAATCCATTCAACGATTATAATATCAGCATGATCGAAGTACATCATACGCAGAAATTGGATGCCCCAAGCGGGACAGCAATTACATTAGCAGAATCGATCATTGAGGAGCTAGACAGGAAAAGCAAATGGGTAAAAGATATTCAACAACAACCCGACGAATTAGCTATTGCATCAATTCGGGAAGGGAATGTGCTTGGCATTCACGAAATAATTTATGAATCGGAAATGGATACCATCAGCATTAAACACGATGCAAAAAGTCGGCGCGGATTTGCCTTAGGTGCCGTTTTAGCAGCTGAATTTACCTATAATAAAAAGGGATTTCTGGGGATGAACGACCTGTTAGCCTTTTTGTAA
- a CDS encoding glycoside hydrolase family 53 protein yields the protein MKEKLFRLSLRSIVVFGIIIFISPVFNSIKAQFVRGADIGWLQQMEATGYKFYDSDGIQKNCLQILKNHGINTVRLRVWVNPSNDPRSGHCSTADVVEMALRAKKMGMQILIDFHYSDSWADPQKQNKPAAWTHDPFPKLVQDVFHFTYHVLDTLKSVGIVPQWVQVGNEITNGMLWPDGSTNNWPQLAQLLNAGYKATKKADPGTQVIIHLDQGNNNKRFRTFFDNAKKYNVHYDIIGASYYPFWLGTDYTATINDLGNNLDDMVKRYGKDVMVVEVGGQADHVQNTYNMLKAVIKKVKEVPDHKGLGVIYWEPEGAQNWSGYALSCWGNDGKPTKALDAFIPEKVKHKSSK from the coding sequence ATGAAAGAAAAACTTTTCCGGCTTTCTTTGAGAAGCATTGTTGTATTCGGTATTATCATTTTTATATCTCCGGTTTTCAATAGCATAAAAGCACAATTTGTCAGAGGAGCAGACATAGGCTGGCTACAACAAATGGAAGCCACAGGCTACAAATTCTATGATTCTGATGGTATACAAAAGAATTGCTTGCAAATCTTGAAAAATCATGGCATCAATACTGTCCGGCTCAGGGTTTGGGTGAATCCATCCAACGATCCACGTTCAGGACATTGTAGTACAGCAGATGTGGTAGAAATGGCATTGCGGGCAAAAAAAATGGGGATGCAAATTCTAATTGATTTCCATTATAGCGACTCATGGGCAGATCCTCAAAAACAAAATAAACCTGCGGCATGGACTCATGATCCTTTTCCAAAATTAGTGCAGGACGTATTTCATTTCACATATCACGTATTAGATACCTTAAAATCAGTTGGTATTGTTCCGCAATGGGTTCAAGTTGGAAATGAGATTACAAACGGAATGCTGTGGCCTGATGGGAGCACCAACAACTGGCCTCAATTAGCTCAATTATTGAATGCAGGATATAAAGCGACAAAAAAAGCAGATCCTGGCACACAAGTAATCATTCATCTGGATCAAGGGAACAACAATAAGCGTTTCAGAACATTTTTCGATAACGCAAAAAAATACAATGTGCATTATGACATCATTGGCGCATCATATTATCCATTTTGGTTGGGAACAGATTACACGGCAACTATTAATGACTTGGGGAACAACTTAGATGATATGGTAAAGAGATATGGAAAAGATGTTATGGTAGTTGAGGTCGGTGGGCAAGCTGATCATGTTCAAAACACGTACAATATGCTGAAAGCAGTTATCAAAAAGGTAAAAGAGGTGCCTGATCACAAAGGGCTGGGGGTAATTTATTGGGAACCTGAAGGTGCCCAAAACTGGAGTGGATATGCTTTGAGTTGCTGGGGTAATGACGGAAAACCGACTAAAGCACTGGATGCTTTCATACCAGAAAAGGTAAAACATAAATCCTCAAAATAA
- a CDS encoding peptidase U32 family protein — protein MSLIDFQSKREIELLSPAKTADIGIEAINHGADAVYIGAPHFSARAAAGNSIADITRLINYAHRFRAKVYIALNTILTNAELQLAESIIWQLYEAGADALIVQDMGLLELSLPPIALHASTQTDNRSLDKIKFLENTGFSQIVLARELSLEQIKLITSQTSAKIECFVHGALCVSYSGQCYASQALRGRSANRGECAQLCRLPYQLEDGNGKILSSQKHFLSLKDLNLSAYLAEMMDVGVSSFKIEGRLKEMSYVKNITAFYRKKLDQLLMRSDRYVKSSLGNVKFSFDPDPERTFYRGATDYFLHQRKTQMVQLQTPKSIGQQLGTVRKQGKGTLTVNTKYDLHNGDGLCFVSSDGTLTGFRVNRIENDLIFPFKMPDIKPGTTLYRNFDQAFEDQLAKPSAERKIPLRLSFSDTEDGFNINANIDRMEPFAFHFSYDKELSKNGIEITQQNIIKQLGKLGDSVFTLEKIDITLSNAWFIPSSVLTVWRRTMVEQLEQTIHHLLKPDNTKKNNNLHPALFPQSRLTYLGNVANDKARTFYLSHGVTSIEPALESGGTLSSDSPVMTTKYCLKYEMGWCPRQQPDTIPQEPLFLQGAHDRLQLHFNCAACEMQIIIANKKQNCKPRN, from the coding sequence ATGTCTCTCATTGATTTTCAATCCAAGCGTGAAATCGAACTTCTTTCTCCTGCAAAAACGGCCGATATAGGCATTGAAGCTATTAATCATGGAGCTGACGCTGTATATATAGGGGCTCCACACTTTAGCGCACGTGCTGCTGCCGGGAATTCAATTGCTGATATCACCAGATTAATCAATTACGCCCACAGGTTCCGCGCAAAAGTATACATTGCGCTTAATACGATTTTAACCAATGCAGAATTACAGCTTGCAGAAAGCATCATTTGGCAACTATACGAAGCTGGTGCTGATGCATTAATTGTCCAGGACATGGGATTGCTGGAGCTTTCATTACCTCCCATTGCACTGCATGCTAGCACACAAACAGATAATCGATCGCTCGATAAAATCAAATTTTTAGAAAATACCGGATTCTCTCAAATCGTATTAGCGCGTGAATTATCACTGGAACAAATAAAGCTTATCACGTCGCAAACATCTGCAAAAATTGAATGTTTTGTGCATGGAGCCTTGTGCGTTTCATACAGTGGTCAATGCTATGCAAGTCAAGCACTACGAGGTCGAAGTGCAAACCGGGGCGAGTGTGCTCAATTATGTCGCCTACCCTATCAATTGGAAGATGGGAACGGAAAAATATTAAGTAGCCAAAAACATTTTCTATCCCTGAAAGATCTCAATCTGTCTGCATATTTAGCTGAAATGATGGATGTTGGCGTTTCTTCTTTCAAAATCGAAGGGAGGCTTAAGGAGATGAGTTATGTAAAAAATATAACGGCATTTTACCGCAAAAAACTTGATCAATTGTTGATGAGATCAGATCGTTATGTAAAAAGCTCATTGGGGAATGTCAAATTTTCCTTTGACCCAGACCCCGAACGCACGTTTTATAGAGGAGCAACTGATTATTTTTTACATCAGCGCAAAACACAGATGGTTCAACTACAAACGCCAAAGTCGATAGGACAACAACTAGGCACAGTAAGAAAACAGGGAAAAGGGACATTAACCGTTAACACAAAATACGACTTGCATAACGGGGATGGACTTTGCTTTGTTTCTTCAGATGGCACTTTAACCGGCTTCCGGGTTAATCGCATTGAAAATGATCTCATTTTTCCATTTAAAATGCCGGATATAAAACCGGGGACAACACTTTACCGTAATTTCGACCAAGCTTTTGAAGATCAGCTTGCCAAACCATCTGCTGAAAGAAAAATTCCACTTCGGCTATCTTTTTCCGATACAGAAGATGGATTTAATATAAATGCGAACATCGACAGAATGGAGCCATTCGCTTTTCATTTTTCATACGATAAAGAACTGTCTAAAAACGGCATAGAAATAACTCAACAAAACATTATTAAGCAATTAGGCAAGTTAGGCGACTCTGTTTTTACGTTAGAAAAGATAGATATTACACTATCAAATGCCTGGTTTATTCCATCCTCGGTATTAACGGTCTGGCGCCGTACTATGGTGGAACAACTGGAACAAACAATACATCATTTACTCAAACCGGATAATACAAAAAAGAATAACAACCTCCATCCCGCTCTATTTCCTCAATCAAGACTTACTTATTTAGGAAATGTGGCAAATGACAAAGCACGTACATTCTATCTATCACATGGCGTGACATCCATCGAACCCGCATTGGAATCCGGCGGGACATTATCATCCGATAGTCCGGTGATGACCACAAAGTATTGCTTAAAATATGAAATGGGATGGTGTCCAAGACAACAACCGGATACCATCCCACAAGAACCTTTATTTTTACAAGGAGCTCACGATCGTTTGCAACTTCATTTCAATTGTGCAGCCTGCGAAATGCAGATAATCATTGCCAATAAAAAGCAGAACTGCAAACCCCGTAATTAG
- a CDS encoding prephenate dehydrogenase/arogenate dehydrogenase family protein, with translation MRILILGAGKMGSFFADVLSFQHEVALYDADPKRLRFVYNTIRMSQLEEVSSFDPELVINAVTIKHTLKAFRDVIPFLSKECLLSDIASVKTGLPDFYANSGFRFVSTHPMFGPTFASLSDLSSQSAIIIAESDPQGKLFFRELYGSLKLSIFEYSFQEHDQTTAYSLAIPFASTLIFGAVMKHQEAPGTTFKRHLNIAHGLLSEDDYLLTEILFNPYTPQQLVNIRDQLSELLTIIEKKDSKKMQAFLQKIRENIA, from the coding sequence ATGCGTATTCTAATTCTTGGAGCGGGCAAAATGGGTTCTTTTTTTGCTGATGTATTAAGTTTTCAGCATGAAGTCGCTCTTTATGATGCAGATCCTAAGCGTTTGCGTTTTGTCTATAACACGATCCGCATGTCTCAACTTGAGGAAGTTAGCTCGTTTGATCCTGAGCTTGTAATCAATGCAGTCACCATCAAACATACGTTAAAAGCTTTCCGGGATGTCATCCCGTTTTTGTCCAAAGAATGTTTGTTGTCTGATATCGCTTCGGTCAAAACAGGACTTCCTGATTTTTATGCCAATAGTGGATTTCGTTTCGTGTCTACTCATCCTATGTTTGGCCCTACATTTGCAAGTTTAAGTGATTTGTCTTCCCAAAGCGCTATTATTATTGCAGAATCAGATCCTCAGGGAAAACTGTTTTTCAGGGAGCTATATGGTTCGTTGAAACTGTCGATTTTTGAATATTCATTTCAGGAGCACGATCAAACTACCGCTTATTCCCTAGCTATTCCATTTGCTTCTACGTTAATTTTTGGAGCCGTTATGAAACATCAGGAGGCTCCGGGGACTACTTTTAAACGCCATTTAAATATTGCACATGGATTGCTCTCCGAAGATGATTATTTATTAACTGAAATTTTGTTTAATCCATATACTCCTCAGCAGCTGGTTAACATCAGAGATCAATTAAGTGAGTTGTTGACAATAATCGAGAAGAAGGATTCGAAAAAGATGCAGGCTTTTTTACAGAAAATCAGGGAGAATATAGCCTAA
- a CDS encoding bifunctional 3-deoxy-7-phosphoheptulonate synthase/chorismate mutase type II, with protein MELKPIFEPMTEESRPLVIAGPCSAETEEQTLTTAHQLADKGIQIFRAGIWKPRTKPGGFEGVGSVGLPWLKRVKQETGMLTAIEVATAKHVYEALKYGIDILWIGARTTANPFAVQEIADVLEGVDVPVLIKNPVNPDVDLWIGAIERVYNAGIRRLAVIHRGFSTYDKSVYRNIPQWHIPIELRRRMPEMPIICDPSHIGGRRELIASISQQALDLQFEGLIIESHCNPDEAWSDKNQQITPDVLEHILQHLVVRKMNQTTEDLSVLRHQIDDLDNQLLEVLAKRFRVSREIGTYKKEHGMPVLQTVRYDEILHNRISQAQSIGINGEFMKNILEAIHEESVRVQLELMNKSE; from the coding sequence ATGGAATTGAAACCGATTTTTGAACCTATGACAGAGGAATCCAGGCCTTTGGTAATAGCAGGTCCGTGTAGTGCTGAAACTGAAGAACAGACATTAACTACGGCTCATCAGTTGGCCGATAAAGGAATTCAAATCTTTCGGGCCGGTATTTGGAAACCACGTACAAAACCTGGCGGTTTTGAGGGTGTTGGTAGTGTTGGGCTGCCATGGTTGAAACGTGTGAAACAGGAGACAGGCATGTTGACGGCTATTGAGGTAGCTACGGCAAAACATGTATATGAGGCATTAAAATATGGCATTGATATTTTATGGATTGGCGCTCGTACGACGGCTAATCCTTTTGCAGTTCAGGAAATTGCCGATGTGTTAGAAGGTGTTGATGTTCCGGTCTTAATAAAGAATCCTGTAAATCCTGATGTGGATTTGTGGATTGGTGCTATCGAACGAGTATATAATGCCGGAATTCGTCGTCTTGCTGTCATTCATCGTGGATTTAGTACGTATGATAAATCAGTATATCGCAATATTCCACAATGGCATATTCCTATCGAGTTACGTCGCCGGATGCCTGAAATGCCAATTATTTGTGATCCTAGTCATATCGGAGGGCGTCGCGAATTAATTGCCTCGATTTCACAACAAGCGCTTGATTTGCAATTTGAAGGACTAATTATAGAATCGCATTGCAATCCTGACGAAGCATGGAGTGATAAAAACCAACAAATTACGCCTGATGTGCTGGAACATATCCTTCAACACCTGGTGGTTCGTAAAATGAATCAAACTACCGAAGATTTATCTGTTTTACGCCATCAAATCGATGACCTGGACAATCAGTTATTAGAAGTGTTGGCAAAGCGTTTTCGCGTGTCCCGTGAAATCGGGACTTACAAGAAGGAACATGGCATGCCGGTTTTACAAACTGTACGTTATGATGAGATTTTGCATAATCGGATAAGTCAGGCTCAATCGATTGGTATTAATGGCGAATTTATGAAAAATATTCTCGAGGCAATTCATGAAGAGTCAGTGCGCGTGCAATTGGAATTAATGAACAAGAGTGAATAA
- a CDS encoding pyridoxal phosphate-dependent aminotransferase, translating into MFQDIKPANRLNTVSEYYFSTKLREIAQMNREGKNVISLGIGMPDLPPSEATIKALKNEAEKPDVHGYQSYNGIPELRESFAEWYKTWFNVMLNPVNEILPLMGSKEGILHISLAFLNPGDGVLVPNPGYPTYTSVSKLVEANVIPYDLDENNHWQPDFDALEKMDLSHVKLMWVNYPNMPTGAGANRELFDKLVAFGMKHHIVICNDNPYSFILNKKHLSILSSEGAKDICIELNSMSKSHNMSGWRIGMVAANAQFIDWILRVKSNIDSGMFRPLQVAAVEALHNTPEWHEAKNYDVYAKRRVIAEEIMKSLECTYDPEQVGMFLWGKISGCYADAGELADEILYGANVFVTPGFIFGSKGANYIRISLCSPEEKLAEALVRIQNLKRNKSKL; encoded by the coding sequence ATGTTTCAAGATATCAAACCGGCAAATCGTCTAAATACTGTCAGCGAATACTATTTCTCGACGAAATTGAGAGAAATTGCTCAAATGAATCGTGAAGGGAAAAATGTTATTAGCCTTGGTATTGGCATGCCTGATTTACCTCCATCCGAGGCTACGATTAAAGCATTGAAGAACGAAGCGGAGAAACCAGACGTGCATGGATACCAAAGTTATAATGGTATTCCCGAATTGAGAGAGTCATTTGCAGAATGGTATAAAACATGGTTTAATGTAATGTTGAATCCTGTCAATGAAATCTTGCCTTTGATGGGATCAAAAGAGGGTATTTTGCATATTTCACTGGCTTTTCTTAATCCCGGCGACGGAGTTTTAGTCCCAAATCCGGGTTATCCGACCTACACTTCTGTCAGTAAATTAGTTGAAGCCAATGTGATTCCCTATGATCTGGATGAGAATAATCATTGGCAACCTGATTTTGATGCTTTGGAAAAGATGGATTTATCCCATGTAAAACTGATGTGGGTAAATTATCCCAATATGCCTACCGGCGCTGGTGCAAACCGTGAATTGTTTGACAAGTTGGTTGCTTTTGGAATGAAACATCACATCGTGATTTGTAATGATAATCCATATAGTTTTATCCTGAACAAAAAACATTTGAGTATTTTATCAAGCGAAGGAGCAAAGGATATCTGCATTGAACTGAATTCCATGAGTAAATCGCATAACATGTCGGGTTGGCGCATCGGCATGGTTGCTGCTAACGCACAATTTATCGACTGGATTTTACGAGTGAAGAGTAATATTGATTCCGGAATGTTTCGTCCGTTGCAAGTGGCTGCTGTGGAAGCATTGCATAATACTCCTGAATGGCATGAGGCAAAAAATTACGATGTCTATGCTAAACGTAGAGTAATTGCAGAAGAAATTATGAAGTCACTTGAATGTACATATGACCCCGAGCAAGTGGGGATGTTTTTATGGGGAAAAATCTCCGGCTGCTATGCAGATGCAGGTGAATTGGCAGATGAAATCCTTTATGGAGCAAATGTCTTTGTAACGCCTGGATTTATCTTTGGCAGCAAAGGGGCTAATTATATTCGCATCTCGCTTTGCAGCCCGGAAGAAAAACTTGCAGAAGCATTGGTACGGATTCAGAATTTGAAACGAAATAAATCTAAATTATAG
- a CDS encoding prephenate dehydratase, giving the protein MIKVAIQGIVGSFHDIAAHYYFGEEKIEIVPCNTFKELFANLANDSLMVGMVAIENTIAGSLLPNYGLLRESNLTILGEQKLRIQHNLVALPGQTLKDIHEVHSHYMALMQCEEFFLQYPSIQLIEAEDTAAEGLRIAKHHAKRQAAICSRYAAELFGLEILAEEIETNKHNYTRFLVVGNELMRDKLNVDLPRDKASLVFSLPHEEGSLSKVLTILSFYNINLTKIQSLPVVGQEWEYLFYIDITYTDYVRYRQSLDAILPLTQKLRILGEYKEGVQTV; this is encoded by the coding sequence ATGATAAAAGTAGCCATTCAAGGAATTGTCGGTTCGTTTCACGACATTGCAGCACATTATTATTTTGGAGAAGAAAAAATTGAAATAGTGCCTTGTAATACATTCAAGGAATTGTTTGCTAATCTGGCCAATGATAGTTTGATGGTCGGTATGGTAGCTATTGAAAATACCATTGCAGGCAGTTTGTTGCCAAACTATGGTCTGCTGCGTGAAAGTAACCTGACCATTTTAGGAGAACAAAAGTTACGTATCCAGCATAATTTAGTGGCTTTGCCCGGTCAAACACTGAAAGATATTCATGAGGTGCATTCTCATTATATGGCTTTGATGCAATGTGAAGAATTTTTTCTTCAATATCCATCTATTCAGCTTATTGAGGCTGAAGATACTGCTGCTGAAGGTTTGCGGATTGCAAAACATCATGCTAAACGGCAAGCTGCCATTTGTAGCCGTTATGCTGCTGAACTTTTCGGATTGGAAATCTTAGCGGAAGAAATTGAAACGAATAAACATAATTATACCCGTTTTTTGGTAGTTGGTAATGAACTGATGAGAGATAAGTTAAATGTTGATCTGCCAAGAGACAAGGCTTCGTTGGTTTTTTCTTTGCCACACGAAGAAGGCAGCCTCTCTAAAGTGTTGACTATTTTGTCATTTTACAATATTAATTTGACGAAGATTCAATCACTTCCCGTGGTAGGGCAGGAGTGGGAGTATTTGTTTTATATTGATATTACATATACTGATTATGTGCGTTATCGCCAATCGCTTGATGCTATTTTGCCATTAACCCAAAAATTACGCATCTTGGGTGAATACAAAGAGGGAGTACAAACCGTTTGA
- the kbl gene encoding glycine C-acetyltransferase gives MYTKFQEHLRHELSGIQAAGLYKNERVIESPQGAEIEVNGQKVLNFCANNYLGLANNPILIEAAKHALDTRGYGMSSVRFICGTQDLHKQLEEKIASFFGTEDTILYAACFDANGGLFEPLLTEEDAIISDALNHASIIDGVRLCKAQRFRYANADMNDLEKQLLAAQSARFRLIVTDGVFSMDGNVAPLDKIYALAERYGAMVMVDESHSAGVVGTTGRGITERFNLRGKIELITGTLGKAFGGAIGGFTTGRKEIIDILRQRSRPYLFSNSLPPMVVAAGIRMFEMMDETNQLQDKLHQNTDYFLTRMKAAGFDIKPTESAICAIMLYDARLSQEVAARLLTEGIYVTGFYYPVVPQGQARIRVQISAAHEKEHLDKCIGAFTKVALEMGIIKK, from the coding sequence ATGTATACAAAATTTCAAGAACATCTACGGCATGAACTTTCAGGGATTCAAGCTGCCGGGTTGTACAAAAACGAAAGAGTCATTGAATCACCTCAGGGAGCTGAAATAGAAGTAAACGGACAAAAAGTGCTTAACTTTTGTGCCAACAATTATCTGGGATTAGCCAACAACCCTATCCTTATCGAGGCTGCAAAACATGCCTTGGATACACGTGGGTATGGAATGTCTTCCGTTCGTTTTATCTGCGGAACACAAGATTTACATAAGCAACTGGAGGAAAAAATCGCTTCTTTTTTCGGAACGGAAGACACCATTTTATACGCTGCCTGTTTCGACGCCAACGGTGGCCTGTTTGAACCGTTGCTTACGGAAGAAGACGCTATCATTTCCGATGCTTTGAATCATGCATCCATTATTGACGGTGTACGTTTGTGCAAAGCGCAGCGGTTTCGTTATGCCAATGCAGACATGAACGACTTGGAAAAACAGTTACTGGCAGCACAATCAGCCCGTTTCCGCCTGATCGTAACCGATGGCGTCTTCTCTATGGATGGCAATGTAGCTCCATTAGACAAAATCTATGCCCTGGCCGAACGTTATGGAGCCATGGTAATGGTGGATGAATCCCATTCGGCAGGTGTTGTGGGAACGACTGGAAGAGGAATTACAGAGCGTTTTAACCTTCGCGGTAAAATTGAACTCATCACCGGCACATTAGGAAAGGCATTCGGAGGAGCTATCGGGGGATTTACCACCGGACGGAAAGAAATCATCGATATACTTCGGCAACGCTCCCGTCCTTATCTTTTTTCCAATTCACTACCTCCCATGGTGGTAGCCGCAGGCATCCGAATGTTTGAGATGATGGATGAAACCAACCAGTTACAAGATAAACTGCATCAAAACACCGACTATTTCCTTACTCGAATGAAGGCCGCCGGATTTGATATTAAGCCAACAGAATCGGCCATTTGTGCCATCATGCTTTATGATGCACGATTGTCGCAGGAAGTGGCAGCCCGTTTGCTAACCGAAGGAATTTACGTAACCGGATTTTATTACCCTGTTGTACCCCAGGGACAGGCACGCATCCGGGTTCAAATTTCCGCTGCTCATGAAAAGGAACATCTTGATAAATGTATTGGTGCATTTACCAAAGTAGCACTGGAAATGGGAATCATAAAAAAATAA
- the tdh gene encoding L-threonine 3-dehydrogenase: MKALVKLRPEKGIWMEDVPLPHVGINDVLIKIKKTAICGTDLHIYKWDEWSQNTIKTPMTIGHEYVGEVVEMGKGVKNIHIGDRVTGEGHIACGHCRNCRRGKLHVCENSVGVGVNRDGAFAEYLSLPAENVVHLDSRISDEMAAIMDPFGNATHAALSFPLIGEDVLITGAGLIGTMATAICRFAGARYIVVSDLNDYRLEIAKKMGATLTINPQKGETIEQAIHQLHMHGFDIGLEMSGSPAAFEEMIENMYNGSKISLLGILPGSTLIRWDKVIFKALTLKGIYGREMWETWYQMEQMLISGIDLTPVITHRFPIDDFQKGFDVMESGQCGKVILNWEK; this comes from the coding sequence ATGAAAGCACTCGTAAAGCTTCGTCCCGAAAAAGGGATCTGGATGGAAGATGTTCCCCTGCCGCATGTAGGCATCAATGATGTGTTGATTAAAATCAAGAAAACAGCCATTTGCGGTACTGATTTACACATTTACAAATGGGACGAATGGTCGCAAAACACCATTAAAACGCCCATGACAATTGGGCACGAGTATGTGGGAGAAGTGGTAGAAATGGGCAAAGGAGTAAAAAATATTCATATCGGTGACCGCGTGACAGGAGAAGGACATATAGCATGCGGACATTGCAGGAACTGTCGTCGTGGAAAGCTTCATGTTTGTGAAAACTCTGTTGGCGTAGGTGTTAACCGGGATGGCGCTTTTGCCGAATACCTCTCGTTGCCGGCTGAGAATGTCGTACATCTCGATTCCCGCATTTCCGATGAGATGGCTGCTATTATGGATCCGTTTGGAAATGCAACCCATGCCGCCTTATCGTTTCCTCTCATTGGAGAAGATGTGCTCATCACCGGTGCAGGTCTGATCGGGACAATGGCAACCGCTATTTGTCGATTTGCCGGAGCCAGATACATTGTAGTCAGTGATTTGAATGATTACCGGCTGGAGATTGCAAAAAAAATGGGAGCAACCCTCACGATTAATCCTCAAAAGGGAGAAACTATTGAACAGGCAATCCATCAACTTCACATGCATGGATTCGATATCGGACTGGAAATGTCCGGATCGCCTGCTGCTTTTGAGGAGATGATCGAAAACATGTACAACGGTTCGAAAATTTCATTGTTGGGGATTTTACCCGGTTCTACACTGATCCGCTGGGATAAAGTCATTTTCAAAGCACTGACATTAAAAGGTATTTACGGGCGCGAAATGTGGGAGACATGGTACCAGATGGAACAAATGCTTATCTCAGGCATTGACCTCACTCCCGTAATCACGCACCGCTTCCCGATCGATGATTTCCAAAAAGGATTTGATGTTATGGAGAGCGGACAATGCGGGAAAGTAATCCTGAATTGGGAAAAGTAA